A genomic segment from Prosthecodimorpha staleyi encodes:
- a CDS encoding Fic family protein, whose product MYIYEHEGWPAFRWSDGVLSAPLAAVRHRQGRLIGRMEALGFPLRSEALLQTLTEDVLKSSEIEGEALDKEQVRSSIARRLGLDIGALAPVDRDVEGVVEMMLDATQRYDQPLTKERLFDWHAALFPTGRSGMTRIKVGAWRDGSAGPMQVVSGPIGRERIHYEAPAADRLDVEMARFLAWFEAPTEFDPVIKAALAHLWFVTIHPFDDGNGRIARAVADMALARSEGSPQRFYSMSAQIRIERTAYYEMLEATQKGDMDVTPWLAWFLACLGRAFEGAEATLASVMAKARFWERHRDAPFNDRQRAIINRLLNGFEGKLTSSKWALLAKCSQDTALRDIDDLMARGVLAKDAAGGRSTSYSLVMV is encoded by the coding sequence ATGTATATCTACGAACACGAGGGCTGGCCGGCATTCAGGTGGAGCGATGGAGTGCTCAGCGCTCCGCTTGCGGCTGTCCGGCATCGGCAGGGGCGCTTGATCGGGCGGATGGAAGCGCTCGGCTTCCCGCTTCGGTCCGAGGCGCTGTTGCAGACACTGACGGAAGACGTGCTCAAGTCCAGCGAGATCGAAGGTGAGGCGCTGGACAAGGAACAGGTGCGCTCCTCAATTGCCCGTCGGCTTGGGCTCGATATCGGTGCGCTGGCACCGGTCGACCGCGATGTCGAAGGCGTGGTTGAGATGATGCTCGACGCCACGCAGCGTTACGACCAACCGCTGACCAAGGAACGGCTTTTCGACTGGCACGCGGCCCTGTTTCCGACAGGGCGCAGCGGCATGACGCGGATCAAGGTCGGCGCGTGGCGGGACGGCAGCGCCGGACCGATGCAGGTCGTTTCAGGACCGATCGGGCGTGAGCGAATTCACTACGAAGCGCCAGCCGCCGACAGGCTGGACGTTGAAATGGCGCGCTTTCTGGCCTGGTTCGAAGCGCCCACGGAGTTCGATCCGGTCATCAAGGCAGCGCTGGCCCACCTCTGGTTCGTCACCATCCATCCTTTCGACGATGGCAATGGGCGTATCGCCCGTGCCGTTGCGGATATGGCCTTGGCGCGATCGGAAGGGTCGCCGCAACGGTTCTACAGCATGTCGGCGCAGATCCGCATCGAGCGGACGGCCTACTATGAGATGCTGGAAGCCACGCAGAAGGGCGACATGGATGTGACGCCGTGGCTGGCATGGTTCCTCGCCTGCCTTGGCCGCGCCTTCGAAGGGGCGGAGGCAACGCTCGCATCCGTCATGGCCAAGGCGCGATTCTGGGAGCGTCACCGCGACGCGCCGTTCAACGATCGCCAGCGCGCGATCATCAACCGACTGCTCAATGGCTTCGAGGGCAAGCTGACGTCGTCGAAATGGGCTCTGCTGGCGAAATGCTCGCAGGATACGGCCTTGCGCGATATCGACGATCTCATGGCGCGGGGCGTTCTGGCCAAGGATGCCGCCGGCGGCAGGAGCACGAGCTATTCGCTGGTGATGGTGTAA
- a CDS encoding GntR family transcriptional regulator — MKRSIASMDIYSSPEDIRLDERQISEELGVSRTPVREAMSILEQEGFVRSAPRRGVFVVRKTKAEIIEMIHAWAALESMAARLAATRAKPADIRRLKALFDAVEDAPATHLSEYSDANIRFHQAIIALGDCALIERLSENLFIHVRAIRAVSIRQGDRLERSLAEHDAILAALLGRDADRAQILVRDHALGLAAHVERHGLLR; from the coding sequence ATGAAGCGTTCGATCGCCTCGATGGACATCTATTCGAGCCCGGAGGACATCCGCCTCGACGAGCGGCAGATCTCGGAGGAGCTCGGCGTCAGCCGCACGCCGGTGCGCGAGGCCATGTCGATCCTCGAGCAGGAGGGTTTCGTGCGCTCGGCACCCCGCCGCGGCGTCTTCGTGGTGCGCAAGACGAAGGCCGAGATCATCGAGATGATCCATGCCTGGGCGGCCCTGGAGAGCATGGCGGCGCGCCTCGCGGCGACCCGCGCCAAACCCGCCGATATCCGCCGGCTGAAGGCCCTGTTCGACGCCGTCGAGGACGCACCGGCGACGCATCTCAGCGAGTATTCGGACGCCAACATCCGCTTCCACCAGGCGATCATCGCGCTCGGCGACTGCGCGCTGATCGAGCGGCTGTCCGAGAACCTGTTCATCCATGTGCGCGCCATCCGCGCCGTGTCGATCCGCCAGGGCGACCGCCTCGAACGGTCGCTGGCCGAACACGACGCCATCCTGGCCGCCCTCCTCGGCCGCGATGCCGACCGCGCCCAGATCCTGGTCCGCGACCACGCCCTCGGCCTCGCCGCCCATGTCGAACGCCACGGCCTGCTGCGCTAA